The genomic DNA CTCCCTGGTGGATGTTATGGGTCAGGTGATCAGATACCCTCATAATAGCCCCGACTGCCTTGTCTCCAATGACAAAAACCCGGAAGTCGCGGTCATTTGGCACATACTCCTGCAGGTAAAATGGTGGATCACCAAGCTCTGCCTCACTCTCAACCAGATGAATCCCAACCCCGTCAAACCCGTACACCGGTTTTGACACGGCCTTGGTATGCTTTTGTATAAACTTCCCTGCCAGCGTCCGTGATTCGGTAAAGAATGTTGCAGGAGTCGGGACCCCGTGCTGCACCAGAAGGGCCGATGTCATCACCTTACTTGCACAGGTGACAATACTCTCCGGTGAGTTAATAATCCTGTTTTTCAGTGAGAGGGCCTGGAGTGATTCAAAATTATGACCATTCTGTCTGATTCCGCAGGCCCAGATGGTCGCTCCGGACAGATCATCTGAAAACGGATCGATTGCTTCTAAAAACCTGACCTGGTACGGATACCCCATCCGGTCAAGTTCATCCATGACCATCCGGGTTGAATTGTCAGATGGAATATCGGTTGGTTTTGGAATAATGGTTAGCATGGCACATCAAAAAAGGGAGGTTATTCAAAGGGTCTGCTGTACTTCTTCCAGATCTGTTCACGGAAGACCGGACCACTGTTATAGGTGCAGAAGGGAATGAGAGTCCCGTCCGGTGTAGCATAATGAATACAGCACTGGCTGACCCGCTCGACATCATAATTATAGTTGTCCATGAAATGCATCATCCCGATAAAGAGGGCATTCCAGTGGAACTCACGTAGGGAATCAAAGTTATGGGTGATAAGGGCTTTTCCAAGGCTGGTCCAGAGTTCACGGCCCCCTTCCTCGCTCTTCTTCACCGATGCATAGAGTTCCTTAATCCCATTAATGGCAACCATCTTCTTGCTGATAGGCCCTGCCGATGAGAGCTGGGTCGTGAGCCGCTCGATAGAATCAAAAAACGCATCAACATCGATCATGCGGTTGATCGGGACGATCTTCTTATTCCTGACAAAGACATAGGTTGCTGCACCACAATGCTGGTGTGCCGTAAACCGGAGTTGGGGTTTACCAGTATATGCCTCTACAAAGTCACTGATAGGGACTACACAGGGAACCGGATAAAAGTCCTCTTTCTCAACCGACCCTTCGGTCTGCTCTTCAATACGGTTTAGTATCTCAGGGATTGTTATCCGCTGCTGTTCGATATCTTCCGGTGACGCCGCTCCGGTAAATG from Methanospirillum hungatei JF-1 includes the following:
- a CDS encoding ATP-grasp domain-containing protein translates to MLTIIPKPTDIPSDNSTRMVMDELDRMGYPYQVRFLEAIDPFSDDLSGATIWACGIRQNGHNFESLQALSLKNRIINSPESIVTCASKVMTSALLVQHGVPTPATFFTESRTLAGKFIQKHTKAVSKPVYGFDGVGIHLVESEAELGDPPFYLQEYVPNDRDFRVFVIGDKAVGAIMRVSDHLTHNIHQGGCGSAIEIPQEMADIAVRAAQVVGVDYAGVDLLSCNGSYVVLEVNGTPNWHCMQAPIPRLLAEYLVSQDQKK